One genomic segment of Rhizobium gallicum bv. gallicum R602sp includes these proteins:
- a CDS encoding apolipoprotein A-IV repeat region-like domain-containing protein, whose protein sequence is MANNKYSESIEDKAFKALDEALQIDFSQQKAPSRGAKTPDAPEAKVSDTPSARSNQQDQDENQRRRGRGSRTEQVARAPALAAANDANRMTAASILKSLDGGSTRSAVRNATLFSLLWIVGGVGLMALLYSPQILQIRSVADLAALPGVIAGIVGIIVPVLLFYAFAIMISRAQDMRNAARSMAEVALRLSEPETIASERIMTVGQAVRREVSAMNEGIERTIARASELETLVHSEVNALERSYADNELRVRGLVHELGSEREAIVNHAERIRSSIVGVHDQLKEDLSLATEEIAVRLATSGEAFASMIDTRAATLTEKSETAIQSLGSLLAAKTDSLLQTLTSSGFALAHEFDTRLETLTSNLNDRGEQLLSQFETRASTMDSSAEKLNAALNDRARQLNEILIARTREINESLTGGEREITGTLDDVLAKLNASLDDKSASFRQSLQSSADDAIMDLDLRSGFFDERLQATVAQMSTAFDERVAEFTNAFDKRAGSLDTKLMESLARINETLAGGSESIDGILNSSIERLGASMTDQSFALATALSTGQEVLESSLGSKVDEISNALSARSSEITSALQSASGGISEALASGVSELHGSLSARSSEITSALQSASGEISEVLASGVSDLHGSLSGRTSELTFALQSAKDEIAETLASGTTDLRTNLSSHTGKLTSALKNAKSELSEALTSGTSELQANLSGRTSELASALQNATGEISLALATGTSELHNNLAARSTEFRETLLSTTSDLTAAVSAGTEQITSAFGRADELNNVISQRAAAITQALDSAHERIDGVMAERSSALVGALSSNHDRLADTLDEKTMALAISLDDSQSRFDSALEARTNALLDTVAGAEARVAGAFTDKAEGIRSAYTDNQERLERSLGEHVAALSSTLSSSNNRLESLTGEAAARMESLTSEAAARIDGSLASAHDRIRATLDDRANAISLSLSDAHAQLSNTLSEQATTIGASVAASASMLEMSLEDHEASIRQTIDGSARSLEERLREGAGQIAGRFQDAASEISRSAETFSMHLDQSIDGMTGRFAETGSRVEAGLAALENRIRDGVGGVATQVDAAGSRLTETLNDSISQLRELGDDAALRVTTVLESTSDTLTGAIDERTASLASAIDERTASLAAAIGERTSALTAAVDERAANLTMTIDDRAANLATSIDDRTANLAQAMHRGSEHIDERLSTMDRALSLGLNAVNQTIEGKAAGLASTLRSAVADAAQGMDAEAARTAELMARTGQQFTEGLDQKSGEFARAMDERSEQIVGRVSEAQNRLASQAAAVAQTFSEAGNAIVNKVAEAETLVSGQVNAISQALSEAQSSLESRGDAIRSTIASASEGIATTMSNVDRALEARSSAIRSGLEERAREIDATLTDVEKALEARGHTIRSTLDERTRELNSMLAGRSSELSRLIDETAHPMIERYTEAGKEAAARIAAAAEQSADRLRAENAVLANAIAARTESASTAVNALETSLLANVNSLIERLSENSASMAMMMNSAAEELATVDGRLGETTSRFTDSASKAAEMVSASTRLLEGKVDRLSDISGQTLAQVGGIIGRFDEHSKVLSQASDLLAAAQSNLVSTLEEREGALQSLSVGLVQRSEEIEKTMRALSGMVENAFERAEQRSNQVTGNLRQGVQSSFADIGRVLSETEKRAEAAAEAMRSSIVKAGEEANATIEGTFDNAERRSNDLVNRLRGGLTASLSDVERMLGEAGRASDGAAQQLRESLREAVEEAVARFSGATDEIRRSAGDIRKELDMTRSELKRGAFDLPEEAKESAAAMRRAVAEQIKALQDISQIVSRSTQQLEVSEPVARAAAQAQPAPRPAPAAQQPGPAPTRQPVVEDGFALRGTIAPPAAPAPQRAAPVPATPARQETGGWISDLLRGASRDEAAEEAPAARTAAPSAQPAPAQQRSADTRNPRHVVESLNSLSVDIARAIDHDASVDLWRRYQRGERDVFTRRLYTLKGQQTFDEIKRKYDREPEFRTAVDRYIADFEKLLADVARTDRDRTITQSYLTSDTGKVYTMLAHAAGRLS, encoded by the coding sequence ATGGCGAACAACAAGTATAGCGAGTCGATCGAGGACAAGGCGTTCAAAGCATTGGACGAAGCTCTCCAGATCGACTTTAGCCAGCAGAAGGCGCCGTCTCGCGGCGCTAAAACGCCTGACGCCCCGGAGGCCAAAGTGTCCGACACGCCATCTGCCCGCAGCAATCAGCAGGACCAGGATGAGAACCAGCGCCGCCGCGGCCGCGGCTCCAGGACCGAGCAGGTGGCCCGCGCACCGGCGCTGGCCGCGGCGAACGATGCAAACCGCATGACGGCGGCCTCCATTCTGAAATCGCTGGACGGCGGCTCGACGCGTTCAGCCGTGCGCAACGCCACGCTCTTCTCGCTGCTGTGGATCGTCGGTGGCGTCGGCCTGATGGCCCTGCTCTACTCGCCGCAGATCTTGCAGATCCGTTCCGTTGCCGATCTCGCGGCCCTCCCCGGCGTCATTGCCGGCATCGTCGGCATCATCGTGCCGGTGCTTCTGTTCTATGCCTTCGCAATCATGATCTCGCGCGCTCAGGACATGCGCAACGCCGCCCGCTCCATGGCGGAAGTGGCACTGCGTCTCTCCGAACCGGAAACAATCGCATCCGAACGCATCATGACGGTCGGCCAAGCCGTTCGCCGTGAAGTCTCCGCCATGAATGAAGGCATCGAGCGCACGATCGCGCGCGCTTCGGAGCTCGAAACCCTGGTTCACTCCGAAGTTAACGCGCTTGAGCGCAGCTATGCCGATAATGAACTGCGCGTGCGCGGCCTGGTTCATGAACTCGGCTCCGAGCGCGAAGCGATCGTCAATCACGCTGAGCGCATCCGCAGCTCGATCGTCGGCGTCCATGACCAGCTGAAGGAAGACCTTTCGCTCGCGACGGAAGAGATCGCCGTGCGCCTTGCGACATCAGGCGAAGCCTTCGCATCGATGATCGACACCCGGGCTGCGACGCTGACGGAAAAATCGGAAACGGCGATCCAGTCGCTCGGCTCGCTTCTCGCAGCCAAGACCGACTCGCTGCTGCAGACGCTGACCTCCTCCGGTTTTGCGCTGGCACACGAATTCGACACGCGCCTGGAGACGCTCACCTCCAACCTCAATGATCGCGGTGAGCAGTTGCTCAGCCAGTTCGAAACGCGTGCCTCTACTATGGACAGCAGCGCCGAGAAGCTGAATGCGGCGCTGAACGACCGCGCCCGCCAGCTGAACGAAATCCTGATTGCCCGCACCCGCGAAATCAACGAAAGTCTGACCGGTGGCGAACGCGAAATCACCGGCACGCTCGACGACGTACTTGCCAAGCTCAACGCGTCGCTCGACGATAAGAGCGCAAGCTTCCGTCAGAGCCTGCAGTCCAGCGCCGACGACGCCATCATGGACCTCGACCTGCGCTCCGGCTTCTTCGACGAGCGCCTGCAGGCAACCGTCGCCCAGATGTCGACCGCGTTCGATGAGCGCGTGGCGGAATTCACAAACGCCTTCGACAAGCGCGCTGGTTCGCTTGACACCAAGCTGATGGAAAGCCTTGCGCGCATCAACGAGACGCTGGCCGGCGGCTCGGAATCGATCGACGGCATCCTCAATTCAAGCATCGAGCGCCTTGGCGCCTCGATGACCGACCAATCCTTCGCGTTGGCGACTGCGCTGAGTACAGGTCAGGAAGTTCTCGAAAGCTCTCTCGGTAGCAAGGTCGACGAAATCTCCAACGCCCTTTCGGCCCGCAGCAGCGAGATCACCTCTGCCCTGCAGTCTGCAAGCGGGGGGATTTCCGAGGCGCTCGCCTCCGGCGTTTCCGAGCTGCATGGCAGCCTTTCGGCCCGCAGCAGCGAGATCACTTCTGCCTTGCAGTCCGCAAGCGGCGAGATTTCTGAGGTGCTCGCCTCAGGCGTCTCCGATCTGCATGGCAGCCTTTCAGGCCGCACCAGCGAGCTCACCTTCGCGCTGCAGAGCGCAAAGGATGAAATTGCTGAGACGCTGGCGTCCGGCACGACCGATCTGCGGACGAACCTTTCGAGCCACACCGGCAAACTGACCTCCGCGCTCAAAAATGCCAAAAGCGAGCTTTCCGAGGCTCTGACATCCGGCACTTCTGAGCTGCAGGCGAATCTTTCGGGCCGCACCAGCGAACTGGCATCTGCTCTGCAGAACGCCACCGGTGAAATTTCACTAGCGCTCGCAACCGGCACGTCCGAACTCCACAACAATCTCGCGGCGCGTTCGACCGAATTCCGCGAGACCCTGCTGTCGACCACGTCCGACCTCACGGCTGCCGTGTCCGCCGGCACGGAGCAGATAACCTCCGCATTCGGCCGCGCCGACGAGCTCAACAACGTAATCTCCCAGCGAGCCGCGGCGATCACCCAGGCCCTGGATTCCGCCCATGAACGCATCGACGGTGTCATGGCGGAGCGCAGCAGCGCACTCGTCGGCGCGCTCTCGAGCAATCACGACCGCCTGGCCGACACCCTCGACGAAAAAACGATGGCGCTTGCCATATCGCTCGACGATAGCCAGAGCCGCTTCGACAGCGCGCTGGAAGCCCGCACCAACGCACTCCTCGATACCGTTGCAGGTGCTGAGGCGCGGGTTGCCGGCGCCTTCACCGACAAGGCAGAGGGGATTCGCAGCGCCTATACCGACAACCAGGAACGGCTCGAACGGTCGCTCGGCGAACACGTCGCGGCGCTCTCCTCGACACTCTCCAGCAGCAACAACCGCCTTGAGTCGCTGACGGGCGAAGCAGCCGCACGCATGGAGTCGCTCACCAGCGAAGCTGCCGCCCGCATCGACGGCAGCCTTGCCTCCGCCCATGACCGCATCCGCGCAACGCTGGACGACCGTGCGAACGCGATCAGCCTTTCGCTCAGCGACGCCCATGCGCAGCTCAGCAATACGCTGTCCGAGCAGGCAACGACCATCGGCGCCTCGGTCGCCGCAAGCGCCAGCATGCTCGAAATGTCGCTGGAAGATCATGAAGCCTCCATCCGCCAGACGATCGACGGCAGCGCCAGGTCGCTCGAAGAGCGCCTGCGTGAAGGCGCCGGCCAGATCGCCGGCCGCTTCCAGGATGCGGCAAGCGAAATCTCGCGCTCGGCCGAAACTTTCTCCATGCACCTCGATCAGTCGATAGACGGCATGACCGGCCGTTTTGCTGAAACCGGTTCGCGCGTCGAAGCTGGCCTTGCCGCTCTCGAAAACCGCATCCGCGACGGAGTCGGCGGTGTCGCAACGCAGGTGGATGCCGCAGGCAGCCGGCTTACGGAAACACTTAACGACAGCATTTCGCAACTTCGCGAACTCGGCGACGATGCCGCCTTGCGGGTTACGACCGTCCTGGAAAGCACGAGCGATACGCTTACCGGCGCGATCGACGAGCGCACGGCGAGCCTCGCCAGCGCAATCGATGAGCGCACAGCAAGTCTCGCAGCTGCGATTGGCGAGCGGACTTCGGCTCTGACTGCCGCTGTCGATGAACGGGCTGCAAATCTCACGATGACGATCGACGATCGTGCCGCAAATCTCGCGACGTCCATCGACGACCGCACGGCAAACCTTGCTCAAGCGATGCATCGTGGCAGCGAGCATATCGACGAACGCCTCTCCACCATGGACCGGGCGCTCAGCCTTGGCCTCAACGCCGTCAATCAGACGATCGAAGGCAAGGCCGCCGGCCTCGCCTCGACGCTGCGCAGCGCCGTTGCCGATGCTGCCCAGGGCATGGATGCCGAAGCCGCACGCACGGCCGAACTGATGGCCCGCACCGGCCAGCAGTTCACCGAGGGCCTCGACCAGAAGAGCGGCGAGTTCGCGCGTGCCATGGACGAGCGCTCCGAACAGATCGTCGGCCGCGTTTCCGAAGCGCAGAACCGCCTCGCGAGCCAGGCAGCCGCCGTCGCCCAGACCTTCTCCGAGGCGGGGAATGCGATCGTCAACAAGGTCGCCGAAGCCGAAACGCTCGTCAGCGGCCAGGTGAATGCCATTTCGCAGGCTCTCTCCGAGGCCCAATCGTCGCTGGAGAGCCGCGGTGACGCAATCCGCTCGACGATCGCAAGCGCCAGCGAGGGCATCGCCACGACCATGTCGAACGTCGACAGGGCTCTCGAAGCCCGCAGCAGCGCGATCCGCTCCGGTCTGGAAGAGCGCGCACGCGAAATCGATGCGACCTTGACCGATGTCGAAAAGGCGCTCGAAGCTCGCGGCCATACGATCCGCTCGACGCTCGACGAGCGCACTCGCGAGCTCAACTCCATGCTCGCCGGCCGTTCTTCCGAGCTCTCGCGCCTGATCGACGAAACGGCGCATCCAATGATCGAGCGCTACACGGAAGCCGGCAAGGAGGCTGCGGCCCGCATCGCCGCCGCAGCCGAACAGAGTGCGGACCGCCTGCGCGCCGAAAACGCAGTCCTGGCGAATGCGATCGCGGCCCGAACCGAGAGCGCTTCCACGGCGGTCAATGCTCTTGAAACGAGCCTGCTTGCCAACGTCAACTCACTCATCGAGCGCCTGTCCGAAAACAGTGCCTCGATGGCGATGATGATGAACAGTGCGGCAGAAGAACTTGCCACTGTCGACGGCCGCCTCGGCGAGACCACCTCGCGCTTCACCGATTCGGCGTCGAAGGCGGCGGAGATGGTTTCCGCCTCGACCCGTCTTCTTGAAGGAAAGGTCGACCGCCTCTCCGACATATCGGGCCAAACGCTGGCGCAGGTCGGCGGCATCATCGGCCGCTTCGACGAGCATTCGAAGGTCCTAAGCCAAGCGTCAGACCTGCTCGCAGCCGCGCAGTCGAACCTCGTCTCGACACTCGAGGAACGTGAAGGCGCGCTGCAGAGCCTCTCCGTCGGCCTCGTCCAACGTTCCGAAGAGATTGAAAAGACGATGCGTGCGCTCTCCGGCATGGTCGAGAATGCCTTCGAGCGTGCCGAGCAGCGCTCCAACCAGGTCACCGGCAATCTGCGCCAGGGCGTGCAATCCTCCTTCGCCGATATCGGCCGGGTGCTTTCGGAGACGGAAAAGCGCGCCGAGGCAGCCGCCGAGGCGATGCGCAGCTCGATCGTCAAGGCAGGCGAAGAAGCGAACGCAACGATCGAAGGCACCTTCGACAATGCCGAACGTCGCTCGAACGACCTGGTGAACCGCCTACGCGGCGGGCTGACCGCGTCGCTTTCCGATGTCGAGCGAATGCTCGGCGAGGCAGGCCGCGCATCGGACGGTGCTGCCCAGCAGCTCCGCGAATCGCTTCGGGAAGCCGTCGAGGAAGCGGTTGCCCGCTTCTCCGGCGCCACAGACGAAATCCGCCGTTCGGCCGGCGATATCCGCAAGGAACTCGACATGACGCGCAGCGAATTGAAGCGCGGCGCATTCGACCTTCCGGAAGAAGCCAAGGAGAGTGCGGCCGCCATGCGCCGTGCCGTTGCCGAGCAGATCAAGGCGCTGCAGGATATTTCGCAGATCGTCAGCCGTTCCACGCAGCAGCTTGAAGTCTCCGAGCCGGTCGCCCGCGCTGCCGCACAGGCCCAACCCGCTCCGCGCCCGGCGCCTGCGGCCCAGCAGCCTGGCCCGGCGCCCACCCGCCAGCCCGTCGTCGAAGACGGCTTTGCGCTTCGCGGCACGATCGCGCCGCCGGCGGCCCCTGCGCCGCAGCGGGCCGCGCCTGTACCGGCGACGCCTGCCCGTCAGGAAACCGGCGGCTGGATCAGCGACCTGCTGCGCGGCGCCTCGCGCGATGAAGCCGCCGAGGAAGCGCCCGCTGCACGCACGGCAGCCCCGAGCGCCCAGCCCGCGCCGGCACAGCAGCGCAGCGCCGATACCCGCAATCCGCGCCACGTCGTCGAATCGCTGAATTCGCTCTCGGTCGATATCGCCCGCGCGATCGATCACGACGCCTCGGTCGATCTGTGGCGCCGTTATCAACGCGGTGAACGCGACGTCTTCACCCGCCGCCTCTACACGCTGAAAGGCCAGCAGACCTTCGACGAGATCAAGCGCAAATACGATCGCGAACCGGAATTCCGCACCGCCGTCGACCGCTATATCGCCGATTTCGAGAAATTGCTTGCAGACGTCGCCCGCACTGACCGCGACCGGACGATTACGCAATCGTACCTGACGTCGGATACCGGCAAGGTCTACACGATGCTGGCCCACGCCGCGGGCCGCCTGAGCTAA
- a CDS encoding ABC transporter ATP-binding protein, producing the protein MDGQQSDQGEKKERDIVLSARDVTVGFGPKIVLDKLNLNIYRGEILGFVGASGTGKSVLMRTILRLLPRRSGTIEILGQNFDKLDENQRNALDMRLGVLFQQGALFSSLTVRENIQVPMREYLDLPKSLMDELAQLKIRLVGLAADAADKYPSELSGGMIKRAALARALALDPELVFLDEPTSGLDPIGAAEFDELIARLRDTLGLTVYMVTHDLDSLFSVCDRIAVLGHKRVMVEGTIDDMLAYDDPWVQAYFKGKRARSIVPQEEKAASRAESTGNSRGK; encoded by the coding sequence GTGGACGGGCAGCAGTCAGATCAGGGTGAGAAGAAGGAGCGGGACATCGTGCTTTCGGCGCGGGACGTGACCGTCGGCTTCGGCCCGAAGATTGTGCTCGATAAGCTCAACCTGAATATCTACCGCGGCGAGATCCTAGGCTTCGTCGGGGCATCGGGTACCGGCAAATCGGTGCTGATGCGGACCATCTTGCGCCTTTTGCCGCGCCGCTCCGGCACGATCGAGATCCTGGGGCAGAATTTCGATAAGCTCGATGAAAACCAGCGCAACGCGCTCGACATGCGGCTCGGAGTGCTTTTCCAGCAGGGCGCGCTGTTTTCCTCGCTGACGGTGAGGGAGAATATACAGGTGCCGATGCGCGAATATCTGGATCTGCCGAAATCGCTCATGGACGAGTTGGCGCAGCTGAAGATCCGGCTTGTGGGTCTTGCTGCCGATGCGGCGGACAAGTATCCCTCCGAGCTTTCCGGTGGCATGATCAAGCGCGCTGCCCTTGCGCGGGCCTTGGCGCTCGATCCGGAACTGGTGTTCCTGGACGAGCCGACATCGGGCCTCGACCCGATCGGGGCTGCGGAATTCGATGAACTGATCGCCCGGCTGCGCGATACACTGGGGCTGACGGTCTACATGGTAACCCACGACCTAGACAGCCTGTTTTCCGTCTGCGACCGTATTGCCGTGCTTGGACACAAGCGAGTAATGGTTGAGGGAACGATCGACGACATGCTGGCCTATGACGATCCGTGGGTTCAGGCCTATTTCAAGGGCAAGCGCGCGCGCTCGATCGTGCCGCAAGAAGAAAAGGCTGCCAGCCGTGCCGAAAGCACTGGCAACAGCCGCGGGAAGTGA
- a CDS encoding ABC transporter permease, with protein sequence MKDTSILKPDTRKAASLHVDDQADGGGRRVHLEGNWRSANIHLVLHDLEKVTRAKGDLTLDLSRVTDIDTAGVWLLCRLKLQEKAAGRQVRFEGTNPHIDEMIEEFSEKPEEEVTEAAMKSGVAERIFAPVGKMTMDLWNDLTAAMYILGSAVRGAQMKFGRGSGVSPASIVNQIDHMGVRAVPIILLMSFLIGAIIAQQGAFQLRYFGAEVFVVDLVGILQLREIGVLLTAIMIAGRSGSAITAEIGSMKMREEVDALKVMGLNPVGVLIFPRLVALTVALPLLTVLANFASLFGAAAVAWAYSGITFATFLSRLHEAITLSTVLSGMIKAPFMALVIGIVAAVEGLKVGGSAESLGQHVTASVVKSIFVVILMDGLFAMFYAAINF encoded by the coding sequence TTGAAAGACACAAGCATTTTGAAGCCCGACACCCGCAAAGCCGCCTCACTGCACGTGGACGACCAAGCCGATGGTGGAGGACGCCGCGTTCATCTCGAAGGCAATTGGCGCAGCGCCAACATCCACCTCGTCCTCCACGACCTCGAGAAGGTTACCCGCGCTAAAGGTGATCTGACGCTCGACCTGTCGCGCGTCACGGATATTGACACGGCCGGTGTCTGGCTGCTTTGCCGGCTCAAGCTGCAGGAAAAAGCGGCCGGGCGGCAGGTTCGTTTTGAAGGCACCAATCCACACATCGACGAGATGATCGAGGAATTCTCCGAGAAACCGGAGGAGGAAGTGACTGAGGCTGCGATGAAAAGCGGCGTTGCCGAGCGCATCTTCGCGCCGGTCGGCAAGATGACCATGGACCTCTGGAATGACCTCACCGCCGCGATGTATATCCTGGGCTCGGCGGTGCGCGGTGCGCAGATGAAGTTCGGGCGTGGCAGCGGCGTTTCTCCGGCATCGATCGTCAACCAGATCGACCACATGGGCGTGCGCGCCGTTCCGATCATCCTTTTGATGTCGTTCCTGATCGGCGCGATCATCGCGCAGCAGGGCGCCTTCCAGCTCCGCTATTTCGGGGCCGAAGTCTTTGTCGTTGACCTCGTCGGCATCCTGCAGCTCCGCGAAATCGGCGTGCTCCTGACGGCGATCATGATCGCCGGTCGTTCGGGCAGCGCGATCACGGCCGAAATCGGCTCGATGAAGATGCGTGAGGAAGTCGACGCGCTGAAGGTCATGGGCCTCAATCCGGTGGGCGTGCTGATCTTCCCGCGGCTTGTGGCACTGACGGTGGCGCTGCCGCTTCTGACGGTGCTGGCGAACTTCGCCTCGCTGTTCGGCGCGGCTGCGGTCGCCTGGGCCTATTCCGGCATCACTTTCGCAACCTTCCTGTCGCGCCTGCACGAGGCGATCACGCTGTCGACGGTGCTCTCCGGCATGATCAAGGCGCCGTTCATGGCGCTCGTCATCGGTATTGTCGCGGCAGTGGAAGGTCTTAAGGTCGGAGGCAGCGCCGAATCGCTCGGCCAACACGTGACGGCTTCCGTGGTGAAGTCGATTTTCGTCGTCATCCTCATGGACGGGCTGTTCGCCATGTTCTATGCGGCCATCAATTTTTAA
- a CDS encoding ABC-type transport auxiliary lipoprotein family protein yields the protein MAVSHVLARRSLLARTAFLLPLMALAVTGCGTAAKNDTFDLSASVSVDGPAAKRRQILVPAPTALKALDSEQIVVRVSPSEIQYLSRSQWSDRLPRIVQSKLVEAFENSGKLGGVGKPGQGLAIDYQVVTDIRSFEIDNSAGGQAVVEISANIVNDRNGTVRAQKVFRAAVPAAGGSSQGYVKALDRAFAAVTGEIVDWTLRSI from the coding sequence ATGGCCGTATCGCATGTGTTGGCGCGCCGTTCATTGCTGGCAAGGACGGCGTTCCTTTTGCCGCTTATGGCACTGGCAGTGACCGGTTGCGGCACGGCGGCCAAGAACGATACCTTTGATCTTTCCGCCTCCGTCAGCGTCGATGGCCCGGCTGCCAAGCGCCGCCAGATCCTCGTGCCGGCGCCGACGGCGCTCAAGGCGCTGGACAGCGAACAGATCGTTGTTCGCGTTTCGCCCTCCGAAATCCAGTATCTGTCGCGTTCGCAATGGAGCGACAGGCTGCCCCGCATCGTGCAGTCGAAGCTGGTCGAGGCCTTCGAAAACTCCGGCAAGCTCGGTGGCGTCGGCAAGCCGGGGCAGGGCCTTGCGATCGACTACCAGGTCGTGACCGACATCCGCTCCTTCGAGATTGACAACAGCGCCGGCGGCCAGGCGGTCGTCGAAATTTCCGCGAATATCGTCAATGATCGCAATGGTACGGTCCGCGCCCAGAAGGTTTTTCGCGCGGCCGTTCCCGCCGCCGGCGGATCGAGCCAGGGTTACGTCAAGGCGCTCGACCGCGCATTTGCAGCGGTGACTGGCGAAATCGTCGATTGGACGCTGCGATCGATCTGA
- a CDS encoding MlaD family protein: METKANYTIVGFFTVLVIAAAFGFVYWMAEYGRSGPMAELVVRIPGSANGLSVGSPVRFNGIQVGSVTSLSIDADDPQYSLAFTEVRVDAPIYPSTRAILEIQGLTGAAYIELSGGKVGEENILQKAIETGKRAVIVADQSSVTNLLATADRILDRANDAVGEVQGFVRDARGPLTKTLQNAETFSDALAKNSGNIDSFLQSVGQLSETVRNVSGKVDSTLEAVEALVRAVDAKKVDTILSNAEKVSRDIANASGDLKGAIQRFNDTATTFNDFGKKAQTTLDRVDTLVAQIDPAKVKGSVDDIAQATKDARVAVASIRDVANTVSARQKDIDQTIQDVSQMANKLNSASTRVDGILIKLDALFGTDNSQSLFAEARATLESFKKMADNLNARIGPIADNLQRFSSGGLRDVQSLVDDARQTMQNLNGAISNFDQNPQRLIFGGDTVKQYDGRTRR; the protein is encoded by the coding sequence ATGGAAACCAAAGCGAACTACACGATTGTCGGCTTTTTCACTGTTCTGGTGATCGCAGCCGCATTCGGCTTCGTCTACTGGATGGCCGAGTACGGACGCAGCGGTCCAATGGCGGAACTCGTCGTGCGCATTCCCGGATCGGCAAACGGTCTCAGCGTCGGGTCGCCGGTGCGTTTCAACGGCATCCAGGTGGGTTCGGTGACGTCGCTGTCGATCGATGCCGACGACCCGCAATATTCGCTGGCTTTCACCGAGGTGCGCGTCGATGCGCCGATCTATCCTTCCACCAGGGCCATCCTTGAAATCCAGGGCCTGACGGGCGCGGCCTATATCGAGCTTTCGGGCGGCAAGGTGGGTGAGGAGAATATACTGCAGAAGGCCATCGAGACCGGCAAGCGCGCCGTCATCGTCGCGGATCAATCGAGCGTGACGAACCTCCTGGCGACGGCCGACAGGATCCTCGACCGGGCGAACGATGCGGTGGGAGAGGTTCAGGGTTTTGTCCGCGACGCGCGCGGACCGCTGACGAAGACGCTGCAGAATGCCGAGACATTCTCCGACGCGCTGGCGAAGAACTCCGGCAACATCGATTCCTTCCTACAGAGCGTCGGCCAGCTTTCCGAAACAGTGCGCAACGTTTCTGGCAAGGTCGATTCTACGCTGGAGGCCGTCGAGGCGCTGGTGCGTGCGGTGGATGCGAAGAAGGTCGATACGATCCTCAGCAATGCCGAAAAGGTGAGCCGCGATATCGCGAATGCCTCCGGCGACCTGAAGGGTGCGATCCAGAGATTCAACGACACGGCGACGACATTCAACGATTTCGGCAAGAAGGCGCAGACGACGCTCGATCGCGTCGACACGCTGGTGGCGCAGATCGATCCCGCCAAGGTGAAGGGGTCGGTCGACGATATTGCGCAGGCGACGAAGGATGCGCGCGTCGCGGTCGCCTCCATTCGGGACGTCGCAAATACGGTTTCGGCGCGCCAGAAGGATATCGACCAGACGATCCAGGACGTCTCGCAGATGGCCAACAAACTGAACTCGGCTTCGACCCGCGTCGATGGCATCCTGATCAAGCTCGACGCGCTGTTCGGCACCGACAATTCGCAGTCGCTCTTTGCCGAAGCGCGCGCGACGCTCGAATCTTTCAAGAAGATGGCGGATAACCTCAACGCCCGGATCGGTCCGATCGCGGACAATCTGCAGCGATTCTCGAGCGGCGGCTTGCGCGACGTGCAGTCGCTCGTCGACGATGCCCGCCAGACCATGCAGAATCTCAACGGTGCGATCAGCAATTTCGATCAGAATCCGCAGCGGCTGATTTTTGGTGGCGATACGGTGAAACAATATGACGGCCGGACGCGCCGTTGA